Below is a genomic region from Papio anubis isolate 15944 chromosome 14, Panubis1.0, whole genome shotgun sequence.
GCTTTGCTCATTCTGATGTATGGCAGACATCTCTGTCTGAGTGATGAGTCTCTGGAATATTAACTCTATTCTGCATGATGGCTTTGGTTTGGGCAGATGTTTTTATCTATCACCCGTGTCGATCTGCTTTCCATGAGGGAAATTTGGCTGACCTTCAGAGGATGGATTACTGACCTCCATTGGGAGCCAATGGAAGTGACATCATtaacggatttttttttttaacagcaaaaaTGGAAGATAATTAAATGCAGCACAGTAGTTGTAAAACAGATTTCATTGTGTTATACATCACTTCATAAAGTAAGCATAGTTCCCATTCTTCCACATGTTTTTTTGCAGCATTTTACCACAGAATAATGACTCCCTAACAACTCAGCTGAAAAATATTTAGATCTACTTGCTCTAAGAATAAGGTCAACATTAAACATTCTCAGATGAAAAGCTTGCTGGATGAAACAGTGCACCATCAGAATAAAGCATGCAATATATTTACAGTCAGATGAAACAAGTATGTCCATAAATCTACCAGAAAGACCATCTCCTTCTTTAGGAAATACATGTATTGCTTAGCCAGTACCAATAAGTTAATGTGGTATGAGTAATTTTGGGTATTCTGGCCTTCCTGAATCTCATACAGCCAAACCAACCAGAAGGTTTCCCCTCTGGGTTGATGGTGGCTTATCATTTGGCATCTGGAAACTTCTCTTATTTTGCTGGATATGGCTCTCtagtgggtggggacacagggcagCACCCAATAACCCTGATTATATGGCTTACTGACTTGCCTAAGAAAAATAAGTCAATCATTCAGATTAATCTGGGAGGCTAATTCTAAAATCAGATTTTATGAGAATTGCTACATTTGGGGCTATGTTAACctcatttccaaaagaaaaactcttactggagagaaaccatcaTGTTGGCTCATTCTattgtgtttatatatttcaCAGTACAATGATTCAGTCTTGCCAGGTTCCGTATTAGGAGGAGGATTAGAACTACATCACTCAGTATTATCTTTTGTctgttctaaaatatttatcaagttaaTTTATAGACTTACAGATTTTTTCCATTCCAGGACTTCATTTGCAGGGAGCCTTCAGAAAAAAACAGGTCACTTGCAGTAATATAGGACTAAACTGTGATTCTGGAGACCCGGGTTTCTCTTTGCTGTTCAACCAGTGTAGTCTTGTGTGTGTGCTGTTAAGTGATTTCTGGCTCACTGAAATGTGCTAATGACTTCATATTTGTGAAGCGCTAAGTATCCTGATATTTTGCTCTTTTCAGGCAGAAAATTTCAGGCAGAAATAATATAGCTTGTCTTTTGCTAGATCtcactagggggaaaaaaatcgcTCACAAGAGCCTTGCCTACCTCAACAAGAAGGGTCTCTACTTACACAAATGGCTTGGTTTCTTTTCTGGTTATTGGGTCACAGGTGGCTCGCCATTTGCTTTGAGTTTGCAAATAAAGTACATCTTgggtttccttatctttaaacaAGTAAAGATAAATTTGGTTAAAGTGGGAGAAGGTTCACAGGATGAGAACATCACTTCAGCTCATAGCAGGTGTAGGTCTAAAGTGCCTCTTTGCAGGAAAGCAAGCCACCACCAGCTGTCCACCTGCTCTCTGGGGAAGGGACCAGGCATTGGAAAGGCTGCCTTGGGAGAAGTGAATCATTTATAAGCCGGATGTAGCTTTGTTTCCTCTTTCTAATATGGACATATTTATTGCCATCTCAATTACACCTAATTCaattaatggaagaaaatgtacATGAAAGGACTCCCAGAAACTAAAATGGCTAACTATAGGCAGGATGCGTGATTATTTAGACTCTATCAAACCAACCCAGTACTGGCAGGGCTGTTCTCTCCCCAGTACTTACCAGAGAGGGAGCAGAGATAATGCGCAGCCACATTCCTCCCCATTTCATGAAATAGTTTCATCTTTACCTTGAGGTCACGCTACAGATGAAGAGTAAAATGAAAGACTGAATATGATCAGTACTAATTAAAATGGGGGGAGGTATTGAAAGAGTCTAAAATTGGCTACAAATAATGAGATACATTGGACTCTTCCTCATTAACAAGATTTAAAATAAGCTGGGAAATTTCTATTTGGAACTATGAACTGTGATGGGTGTGGTCCAACAGAAAAAGAACACTGGAGAGTCATGGATAATGAAATACAACTGGGAAGTTAAGGAAAGCATGCAATGCCCTAGGACAAGCTTGTCGAACCTGTGGCCTACATGAAGCCcaacacaaatttttaaactttcttaaaacagtctgagtttttttttttttttttttttgcaattttctatttttattttttttaagctcatcaacTATGGtcagtgttagtgtattttacatgtagcccaagaaaattcttccagtgtggtccAGGGAAGCAGGACACCCCTGCCTAGGGGAATTTGTTTCGTCTACTTGGTTAGTTGTCCTAATTGCATTTCACCTGCAGTCCAAAGGTTATTTTAGATGACAGAATTGCAAGAACCCCAAACCCAAAGAAAGAATCGTTGAAGTGGTTGGGAGAGGAGGTCATTTCTGAGATACatttcaaggagaactaccagTTTGAGAGAAGGAGCTGGTAGTTATTGTGTGCAAGTGTTTTTCTTTGATGGGGAAGGAGTGGTTGGCAAAGATCTGTGTATACATTTCCTGCTCCTGTTTCCTTAACCACCATCCTCAGGGCATCTCTGGCACCTTGGGATGGGGTAAGTGCTCTCTACTGCCCTCACTTTAGCTGCCTTCATTTGTCTATATGGCACTTTCTGCATGAACAGACATTTGCCTTACAGGGATGAAACTGGACTTGCAAGAGTTTGCTGTAGAAGGGTTCAAGTCAGGAAGATGCTCAGAAATGAGCACTCAGAGGGTGGCATCAGTGttgacttaaaattaaaaaaaaaaaaatctgacctcACATGTTCATCTTTCCTAAAGTAGAGAGGCTGTTTCTAGCCTCTCAAACCATAAGGAAGTAATCAAAATTAGAGCAGATGGAAAGCATCTCTTACCTTAAAGCCTCACGTACATTTCAGAGAAGCAACTTCTCTAGCTAGACTTATTCTTTTATGGTCTTGTTTATTACTATAAACAAGCAAGTTGACTTTATCATTTACTCTTTATTGTGTTGTTTGAAGTACCTATGTAATGCAAGTATGTACTGTACTAAAATACCTATATTTCCAAAAACATCATGTGGGGTAGCCCACAGTCTCTGCAGAAGCATCATGAGTAACCTGCGCCTTTATACTTTACAATTCGTTATTGGTTGCTGTTAAAGGTATGataacagatgaaaaaaaaaactaagtatgAATATACTtttccaaacacacacatacacagcttACAGTGGAATCCCAATGGAAACAAGTCAAGTGACATCTGATGTAGGATCTATAAAATGTAGACTCTGCAATAAAAAGCCAAAGGCacgtaaaaatatattttaactttaaaaataacttagttACAGTAATACTTTGCCTGTGTCTTACCAACATGTAGCTGACAGTCAAAATTTTGCAATATAGATATAGAGGGATATATAAGAACTACAAGAAAATCCCCAAAACCCATAAGTTCaaatgtgaaaacagaaaaattttaacacTGGAGAATTCGCTATGGTGAGCCCAAGCAATATAGAAAAGAGTCTACAAAAAGGCTTAGgtgttaaataaattttgactTCCTCTTGCTCAGAAAATGTCGGAGTGCTGTAAAGTTCCATAAAGTTCCTCAGTGTGACTCGCTCAGCCCTTCATAGCTAGTGCCAATCCTGGCCAACCCAGATTTCTTGTGTGTCTGCAAACAATGTGTGAGCCGAACATCACCAATGCCTGCTGAAAATGGGCTCTGACTCACTTCCTCTTTTTGCCAAGataggttttgctttgttgttttttcctaAATTGTTTTTGCAAGGAGGGCATACCAggtaaaaaaatactttgtaagaatattattttagaaaacccATCACAAAATTGCAAATACAGCTCCGGAAGCCCTTCTCTTCAACTGTggttagtttagtttagtttttgtaCCTTTtaccccaaaggaaaaaaagttggCATCCTGTTACTTATTTTTATCCATGACATTCAGCACCTCATCCAAAAGTGAGGGCCCAAGATCAAGctgcagggagaggagggaaCCTGTAAGGTCAGAGAGGGACTCCTCTGACTTAGTCTTTCCCTTGATGAGCTCGCATGGGGCAGGATGGTCAAACATGTCCTCAGCTGGCCAGTCGGGGTACTGTTCGGACAGGCTGGAGGAGTGGCTGTCCCTGCCCTGGCTGGACTGAGATGCAGAACCGCTGGAGCCCCACGAGGTGTCTCCCTGGTGGACTGTCCCATTCTCCAACAGACTGCTTTTCTCCTGAGCTTTTTCCTCCATGACAGGCTCGCAGCTAAGCCTGGGCAGCTTTGCTGGCCCAAAGGACTCCTGTTTGGAATTAAATGTCACCGGTGACAATAAGGGCAGCATGAGAGCTTGGGACCCTCCAATGGTCGGGAGGGAGATGGCATTTTTGAGCACCGGGGAGGGTGTTTCTGTGAACACAGAGTCCGAGGTGCTGTTGGCCCGGAAGAACTCGTTATGCCCAGGGAACTGGCCCAGGTGTGCTTTCTCCTGGTTTCCAGGTAAAAGCTCGTAGTTCCCttgaagaaaggaaatatctccAAAGACATCGTGCTGGCCCTCTTTGCCGATGTGGATGGTGTGGCGAAAGTCTCCAAGTGGGGGACTGATCATGTCGGGAGACAGAATGTCCCTcagtttaaatttctttcctttcttgttaTTGGCCGCTTTCAGGTAAATTGGGGTCTTGGCTGGCATTTTGGAATTTGAGAATGTCTATTTTGCAAGTGGAAAAAAGGGCCACTTTCTTCACAGATGGTATATGTTTCTGAATAATCCTTTTTGATAGGAACTGTCACATCATTTTTTCAAGTGGCTTCAGAAGTGGCTTTGAAATGAGATGGGGTCAGAGAACCTTCCTGAGGTTACGGCCAAGTGAGGCTTGCTAGAGAGCCAGTTACATCATCCAGTCTTGACCACAACCAGGAGAAACCTGGAGAAGAAACCAAAGCAGGTTATAATCTAAAGAGTCATTTGGGTGCCCTAGGGCCTCCCTTTTCACAAGAGCCTGTAAATAATGGCAGGGCCAGTTCCAACTAATGCAAACTTATTGTTTCCCTCCAGTAAGTGGATAAAAATTTTCATCTTaatctgaaagagaaaacaaaacaggaaagagaaagacctAAAAACCCCAAATCTGTGACACCAGTACTTTTTAGACATAGCCATGAACACATCTTCTGGACATGTCTACAGTTGTAGTCATTTTCCTCTATTCTAAGAATTGCTGTAAGCATAGGATCAGTGATTTCAGCTCCTTAAATACAACTGgacttgttttaaaatacattttccttttgctttgatGTGCatactagcaagactaatgataTTTCATTGAGTTCCATACGTACATAAGTTAATGCAATAAAATGAATAGTCCTACAAGGAAAGGTGCTGGAATTATTTAATAATTGACAATAACTTATATGCTACTGTCCTATAAAATATTAGTGGAATACAttcttacagataagaaaatggagaTTCAGGATAGGCCCTTCCCCCAGAAAGTTACCTTTTCTCAATAACATATAGCCAATAAACAAGAGAGCTAGAGTTGGAATCGGGTTGTGGCAAAGTATTGGGCTGTCGAAGATATCAGGATTTGAAGGcattctgaggtgggaggagatgaACAAAACTGCTTCACCTCAAAGAGACAACATTGTGATTTTCTATTACAGGCTGGGCCTTCACTTGGGAACACCTCTGAAACATTACTGATAAGGCTATATCCTCCCTGCAGTAGGCAGAATTCGAGGGGAGCCCCCATGATCTGCCTCCTGGTGTTAATGACTTTGTAAGTAGAACCTATGACTGGCTTCTAACCAAgggaatatggcaaaggtgacaGGTCACTCCCTGATTAGGTTACATTATAGGAGATTCCATCTGAGCTGACAAGGGAGAAGACTTGCTGGCTGTGGGGAGGTGAGCAGTTACACTGTGTGAGGGCCTATGGAAATGAAATCTGCCAACAATGTTGgggagcttggaagtggatcttTTCCCCAGTTGAGCCTCTGATGAGACCATCACCCTGGCTCACACTGAATCACAACTCAGTGAGATGCTGGAACTCAGCCCcacccagattcctgacccacagaaccTGTGAGATGGTAAATGTTGTAAGCCCtcaagtttgtggtcatttgttaccaGTGTAGAAAGCTAACACATCCTCCCTGCACATACTATATGGTAAGATTAGGAGGGCATGAGCTATAAGAAGGCATTGGGGATGTAATGTCCTCTTTTGCCGATGAGATGCTCTTATCTTTAGAAAATAATCCTCCACCTCTGATGCTGACATAGAGAAGCTAAACCCTTCCCCACTGCAGGAACTCCCCAGATGACTCTACCATGACCTCTTCCCTCAGGAGCTCCTCCCTCTGGCCGCAGAGCCTGCAGATAAATACTCCAAGGGCTGGGTGGGTTAGCTGGTGTTTTGAAGGGAGCCACATTTGCTCTGTAGCAGCTGGAGGCTGTCTGCATCTGCcccatatttctttcctttcagcaAGAGTTTTAAATTCATTTACCAGTGGCAGGTGACAAGAACTGTGCTCCACCACCCACTGGCTCAGTAACAGCTAACTCAGTTTGGGAAGCAGCTAGCTCAGCGTGTCAGCATGCTGGCCAGCAACCCAGGCCTGAGAAGCCTGAGAACAATGCACGGGAGACAGCCAGCCCCACTCTGGCTTTGGgtgtggggaggaggcagaggaagtaCCAGGAGGTTTGCACTCATGCAGAGTGGGCTGACCATGGAGCTGCCAACAATGACATGATCGTGGGTCCTGACACTCGCTCTCATAGTTTTAGCTCTAATTTGGGTCTTGTTGTGGTAACAAAAGTTAAAGCTCACGTTCTTCCTGTTAAAATCTCAGAACTTCCTTCCTGTATGAGTATACAATGCCTAGTCCTGGCCTAGGACCCCTGCTGTTCAGAGGTAGCCTTCCTGCCCTCTGGGCACACTGTGGCTGACTGCCTGCAGGAGCAGCTGGGTGGCCTGAGGAACAGCTGCCCACAGGAGTGGTGTTCTCAGCACACATGGCCAGGAAGGCAGCTGCCAGGGAAAGATACAGTTTGTCCACCACAACTCAAGGGCATGCCAGGACTGCCTGGGGTCAGCCGATGGAGGCAGGGTTATGCAAGGCCAGGTCCCAGGGTAGGGTgttccaattatttaaaaaaaaaaaattgatcacttaaggcctggagtttga
It encodes:
- the CDC42EP3 gene encoding cdc42 effector protein 3 — translated: MPAKTPIYLKAANNKKGKKFKLRDILSPDMISPPLGDFRHTIHIGKEGQHDVFGDISFLQGNYELLPGNQEKAHLGQFPGHNEFFRANSTSDSVFTETPSPVLKNAISLPTIGGSQALMLPLLSPVTFNSKQESFGPAKLPRLSCEPVMEEKAQEKSSLLENGTVHQGDTSWGSSGSASQSSQGRDSHSSSLSEQYPDWPAEDMFDHPAPCELIKGKTKSEESLSDLTGSLLSLQLDLGPSLLDEVLNVMDKNK